Part of the Faecalibacterium duncaniae genome, CGGACTTTGAGCAGACCGGAATGCGCCAGAAGGTGGTGCACGCCAGAGGCGTGGATGTCATTGAGGATTGTTACAACGCCAACCCCGACAGCATGAAGGCCGCGCTGGCCATGTTCAGGGAGTATCCCTGCAAGCGCCGCTTTGCCCTGCTGGGCGATATGCTGGAGCTGGGCGATATCAGCCGCGCCGCCCACGAGGAGGTGGGCCGTCAGGCTGTGGAGAACAAGGTGGACTACCTCGTCACCTATGGCGAGCAGGCCAAGCGCATTGCTGTGGTGGCTGCCGCCAAGGGGCTGCCCACCCTCCATGCCGACACCTACGCTCAGGCCGCCGAGACCCTGCTGGACAAAATGCAGCCCGGCGATGCCCTGCTGGTCAAGGCCAGCCGCGGCATGGCACTGGAAAAAGTGCTGGAGATCTTTTACAAGGAGTAACATCGAGCTATGATTCGTTTCGCCTTGATCGCCGCCTCAACGCTGGGGTTCTTCCTCACGGCGGCGCTCGGGAATCTGATGGTGCCGCTGCTGCGGGCGTTCCAGGGACGCTGGGATGAGCCCAAGGCCCGGCAGGCACCATCACCCAAGCAGGAAGCGCCGGATGCCGAACCGGAGCGCCCGCCGCAGGCACCCACCATGGGCGGGCTCTGCCTGATGGTGGGGGTGTTGGCCGCTGTGGGCGTGGGCTGGACAGCCGCCTGTGTGGCCCAGCCTGAGCTGCTGGGGGCCGAGAGCCTGTTCTCGGTCCGGCTGCTCACAGCGCTGCTGGGAGCTTTGCTCTTTGGCGGCGTGGGTCTGCTGGAGGATCTGGCCCGCATCCGCAGCCGTTCTGTGCTGGGCCTGCGGCGGCACACCCGCCTTGGGCTGGAAGCCGCTGCCGGTGCCGTGGTGCTGGTGCTGCTGGGAGCCAAAGGCTGCCTTGCAGCCGGGATCACCCTGCCGGGTGTGGGCTATGTCGATCTGGGCATTGCCGCCCCGCTGCTGTGGGAAGGGCTGCTGGTCGCACTGGCCGAGTGCGCCCGCGTTGCCGATGGCATGGACGGCATCGTCTGCGGCACGTCCTTTGCGGCCATGCTGGGCCTGATGGGGGTGATGACCCTGCTGGGCTGGTTCCCGCTGGGCGTTCTGCCCGCCGCACTGGCCGGTTCCCTGATGGCCTTCCTGCTCTGGAACTTCCCGCCCGCAAAGCTGCGGCTGGGCAGCGTGGGCAGCCTGTTTCTGGCCGGGATGCTGGGGTGCGTGCCCCTGTGCATCGGCTGGCCTGACCTCACCCTGCCGCTGGCCCTGCCCTTCTGGCTGGAGGGCGGCATGGTGGCCCTGCAGATTCTGGTCTGCAAGGCCAGCCGGGGCCGCAGGCAGCTGTTCCGCTCGGCACCGCTCCACCGCTGGCTGGAGCTGCGGGGCCAGAGCGCGGAACAGATCTTTTATACCTTTTGTGTCATTGCCATGCTGGGCGTGGCGCTGACCGTTCAGCTGGCAAAAATCAGTTAAGGAGGGGTGCAGTTTGGCAACACTCCGCAGAAAAAAAGCAGAGCCTTTTTCCGTCTTTCAGCGGGACCCCGGCCCCTGGCCGCCCATCCTGCTCAACTGGATGGCGACCCTGGCCATCATCATGGTGTTCGGGCTGGTCATGCTGTTCAGTGCAAGCTATACCACGGGCTATCTCCGCTTTGGGGACAGCTTCCATTACATCAAATCCCAGCTGCTCTGCACGGTGCTGGGCCTGGGCATGATGTTCCTGTTCTCCTATTTTGACCACCGTTTCCTGCGCAGAATGGTCAAGCTGGGCTATGTTGTCTGCCTGATCCTGCTGGTGCTGGTGCTGTTCAGCAGCCCCATCAACGGCTGCCGCCGGTGGATCAGCTTCGGCGGCCTGACCTTACAGGCCTCCGAGGTGGCAAAGTTTGAGATGATCCTGCTCACGGCAGACATCGCCGCCAGGACCCCGCAGGTCAAATTCGGCGAGGTGCCCCTGCGCAAGTGGGTCTACCACAGCATCGTGGTGGAGCTCATCCGGCCCATCCTGTGGCTGGTGCCTGTCCTGATCCTGCTGGTGCTGGAGCCCCACATGTCGGGCATCCTGCTGACCACGGCCATCGTGGGCACCATCCTGCTGCTGGGCGGCAGCGGCGGCATCATTACCTGGGGCTGCGCCGGTGCCGCGCTGTTCCTGCTGGAGACTTTGCTGAAGCATGTGGACTCCATCGACTACCTGCAGAGCCGTCTGGACGGCTGGACGCAGGATCTTGACCGGATGACCAGCCAGACCAAGCAGAGCCTGTACGCCATCGGCTCAGGCGGTGCCACGGGGCTGGGGCTGGGCAACAGCATCGAAAAGCAGCTCTGGCTGCCGGAGAGCACCAACGACTTTATCTTCAGTGTCGTGTGCGAGGAACTGGGCTTCGTCGGCGCGGTGATCGTCATCGTGCTGTTCGTCCTCTTTCTGGTGCAGGGCTTCTGGATCGCCTTCCATGCCGAAAACCGGTTCTGCACGCTGGTGGGCATCGGCATCATGGCGCAGATCGCCTGGCAGGTGTTCTGCAACATCGCCGTTGTCACCAACACCCTGCCCAACACCGGTATTTCGCTGCCCTTCTTCTCCTCCGGCGGCACCAGTCTGATCCTGCTGCTGGCCGAGATGGGCGTTATGGTCAATATCGGACGCAACGGTGAACGGGCTCGTCTGGAACGGGAGGAAGCCCACGCCGAGCGGGAGCGCCAGCGCAAGGCAAAGACCATTGTGCTGGATACCGCGCGCAGAGCGCAGACAGAACAGTAAGGAGGAACCAAGATGCGTGTACTCATTGCAGCCGGCGGCACTGCCGGCCATATCAACCCGGCTCTGGCCATTGCGGGAGCCATCAAAAAGGCCGACCCCACCGCCGAGATCCATTTTGCAGGCCGGAAGGAGGGTATGGAGTACCGTCTGGTCACACAGGCGGGCTATCCCTTCCATCACATCGAGATCACCGGCTTTCAGCGGAAGCTGAGCCTGAACAATATCAAGCGGAATTTCATTACCCTGTGGAATCTGGCACTCTCCGGCCCCAAGGCCAAAAAGATGATGAAGGACATCCAGCCCGACCTGGTCATTGGCTGCGGCGGCTATGTGTCCGGCCCGGTGGTGCGCTGCGCCGCCAGACAGGGCATCAAGACCGCCCTGCATGAGCAAAACGCCTTTCCCGGCGTGACCAACAAGCTGCTGGCCCCGGATGTGGACATCGTATTTGCCGCTGTGCCCGCCGCCGTGGAAAAGCTGGGCGCACCCGAAAAGACCATCGTGGTGGGCAATCCCGTCCGGCCTGAGGTGTTCACCCAGGCGAAGAACCGGGAAGCCATCCGTGCCGAACTGGGCGCAGGCGACCGCACCGTGATCCTCTCCTTTGGCGGCAGTCTGGGTGCCCGCCGCGTGAACGAGGTGGTGGCCGACCTCTGCGCCTGGGAGCAGAAGAACAAAAAGCCCGTCCTCCATCTCCATGCCACCGGCCAGTACGGCGTGCAGCTGTTTCAGGATCTGGAAAAGGAAAAGGGCTTTGCCCCCGGCGAGAGCCTTGTGGTGAAGGAATACATCAACAATATGCCCGAGCTGCTGGCCGCAGCGGACCTTGTCATCAGCCGCGCCGGTGCCCTGACACTGGCCGAGCTGGAGGCTGTGGGCCGTGCCGCCGTGCTTATCCCCAGCCCCAACGTGGCAGAGAACCACCAGTATTACAACGCCATGGAGCTGCAGAAGGCCGGTGCTGCTGTGGTCATTGAGGAAAAAGACCTGACCGGCGAAAAGCTGGTGCAGACCGTTTCCGGGATGCTGGCCCAGCCCGGCAAGCTGGCTGAGATGGGCCGCAATGCCCGGAGCCTGTCGGTGGACGACAGCCTGGACCGCATTGCGGATGCCCTGCTCAAGCTGGTCAAGACCCCGTAACGGAAGGAAAAAACAGAGGAAAGGAGGTGCAGCCGGATGCCGCAGAATGACCGGAACAGCCGGAACCGCAAGCGCCGCCGGGCCTACGATCAGGCCCGGGATGATCGGCGCGGCGGGCAGAGCACCCAGCGCCGCAGCAGCGCGGGTGCAGGCAGTGACCTGGGGTACAGCGGGTACGCAGGATATTCCTCCGGCGGCCACCCCATCACGAACCCCAATTATGACCCCGATGCGCCCCGCCCCAGCCGGTACACGGAGCGCACGGTGAACTACGGCTCCTACCCGGATAACAGCATCACCTTTCCCACCGGCGGGCGGAGCAGCCAGAGCGGCGCACAGCGCCCCCGCAGCGGGCAGAGCGGCCAGCGGCGCACCTCCGGGGGCAATCAGCGGAACCGCCGCCCGGCCAGCGGCCAGAACCGGAACGCCCAGCGCCGCCCGCAGAACGCTCAGAATCGCAGCGGCCAGCGGATGCGGCCGGTGCAGGGGCAGAACGCCCGGCGTGACCCCGTCCGGCGGGAGGGCAGGAAAAA contains:
- a CDS encoding glycosyltransferase family 4 protein, translated to MIRFALIAASTLGFFLTAALGNLMVPLLRAFQGRWDEPKARQAPSPKQEAPDAEPERPPQAPTMGGLCLMVGVLAAVGVGWTAACVAQPELLGAESLFSVRLLTALLGALLFGGVGLLEDLARIRSRSVLGLRRHTRLGLEAAAGAVVLVLLGAKGCLAAGITLPGVGYVDLGIAAPLLWEGLLVALAECARVADGMDGIVCGTSFAAMLGLMGVMTLLGWFPLGVLPAALAGSLMAFLLWNFPPAKLRLGSVGSLFLAGMLGCVPLCIGWPDLTLPLALPFWLEGGMVALQILVCKASRGRRQLFRSAPLHRWLELRGQSAEQIFYTFCVIAMLGVALTVQLAKIS
- a CDS encoding FtsW/RodA/SpoVE family cell cycle protein, which encodes MATLRRKKAEPFSVFQRDPGPWPPILLNWMATLAIIMVFGLVMLFSASYTTGYLRFGDSFHYIKSQLLCTVLGLGMMFLFSYFDHRFLRRMVKLGYVVCLILLVLVLFSSPINGCRRWISFGGLTLQASEVAKFEMILLTADIAARTPQVKFGEVPLRKWVYHSIVVELIRPILWLVPVLILLVLEPHMSGILLTTAIVGTILLLGGSGGIITWGCAGAALFLLETLLKHVDSIDYLQSRLDGWTQDLDRMTSQTKQSLYAIGSGGATGLGLGNSIEKQLWLPESTNDFIFSVVCEELGFVGAVIVIVLFVLFLVQGFWIAFHAENRFCTLVGIGIMAQIAWQVFCNIAVVTNTLPNTGISLPFFSSGGTSLILLLAEMGVMVNIGRNGERARLEREEAHAERERQRKAKTIVLDTARRAQTEQ
- the murG gene encoding undecaprenyldiphospho-muramoylpentapeptide beta-N-acetylglucosaminyltransferase; the protein is MRVLIAAGGTAGHINPALAIAGAIKKADPTAEIHFAGRKEGMEYRLVTQAGYPFHHIEITGFQRKLSLNNIKRNFITLWNLALSGPKAKKMMKDIQPDLVIGCGGYVSGPVVRCAARQGIKTALHEQNAFPGVTNKLLAPDVDIVFAAVPAAVEKLGAPEKTIVVGNPVRPEVFTQAKNREAIRAELGAGDRTVILSFGGSLGARRVNEVVADLCAWEQKNKKPVLHLHATGQYGVQLFQDLEKEKGFAPGESLVVKEYINNMPELLAAADLVISRAGALTLAELEAVGRAAVLIPSPNVAENHQYYNAMELQKAGAAVVIEEKDLTGEKLVQTVSGMLAQPGKLAEMGRNARSLSVDDSLDRIADALLKLVKTP